In the genome of Naumovozyma dairenensis CBS 421 chromosome 7, complete genome, the window gtctttatttttcttgctTCCAAATATTCCTCTAAAAGCTGTAATCAGGCCActccttcttttttctttctttgctAAGAGTTGGCTCGGTACATTAGTCGGTAGTTTACCAGTCTGCTTTCGTGGCAAATTTTTAGCTGATGGTAGCTTTTTAttggtatttttttctatttttttgacAGTATTATCTTTTTCGACAGCTGTTTTAGTATTTACGCTTTTGCCTCTAAGTGCTCTTGAATTATTGACGATATTTTTAGACGTTAAAGTAGTTTCATATGGCTTCTCTTTTGCTTGTTTATCAGTTTGCGCTGGTTTATTGTATGAATCCGTTATGGGTATTGATGGAGTTTCTTTCTCTAAACATGAGATGCATTGTTTAACCAAACCTTCGTTTATTGCCATGAGCTTAATAGCTTGGGAAGAAACGATTGACGAACGATAAATGGGTATTTCCAACAACAGCTGGCCTATCAATTCAGGGATAATCTTAGCTGCTTCAAAGGTGTCCTTTCTATGTACCTCTGTAGATGTTAATATATCTAGGTTGATAAATTTGCCTTCATTTTCGTTCGCAAATTTGGCGAATATGGCCATATGTAAATCATTTTGGATTAATAGCTCCTTCGATGGttcaatatttaaaaataaggCATATTTCGCTTTAATCTTTTCGGTATTATAGGCAGCCAATTCATGTGCTGTAGAATAAAGGgttatattattgaaagatgCCTTGAATAAATGAAACGCAGTATCTTTCTCTAGGATCTTAGCCTTCATAATTAGATCAGCAACAGTCGATACTGGTGTACTTTCAGTGGAAAGCCTGTAAGATACAGAGAATGATTTATCTTCCTTAAACGCATCGAATCTTAAATAATTCTCCTCAAATGTTGACGCAAAAATATCATCGatataacaataattgTCCACCTCTAGCTTGGGGATTTTCGCCGGTAATGGCACTTCATTGatcaatgaattcattaaaatatcaGAAAGATGGGGCTTAATAAGACTGTTATCTTGATTATCAGTTTCGATCGAATAATACGAATCAGGATTTATGATGTTGAGGAAAATAATGTAGTCACTAAAGACTACTaacaatttctttcttcctCCATAAGTTTCATCAACTATGTCAAAGACTCCGACAACACGCCTTTTCAACCAATTATATTGTAATTCCACAGGCCAACCTTTTGCTAATTCAGTTAAAATCTTCCCTGAAGGTGTGAAAACTCTTGTATTATAGGAGGAACTTAATGATGTATTACTCAATTTTCCAAATGAATCAACGACATCTactatattattatagtatTTATCAGCTTTGGTTTTGTTTGGAATGttccaatttttctttgaagtATATAATCTATCAATGATCAATTTCACTTTTagtaatttttcttgtgGTCCATTAATAATTGTACTGATTTTCATTTCAGTCAATGATTGATTTTTTGGAATTGCATCATCAAAATTTCTTAGGaatgatttaatatctttacTAAAATTCTTTGTCGCAGCTTCATGTCTAGTATAAGCTTTATAGAAGTATGGTATTGTCATACTACATGCCTTTAAGACTTCTAATGAACCATAAGGTATAGCTGCTTTCAACGAGTCTAAGAATATACAATTTATTCTTGTTACTTCATCAATAGTTGGTGGAAATAATCTATTTAACTTCCTCGTAGACAATCTATctatttcatcatttagTACTTTAACTCTTAATACGATTAGgaaattttgtaaaaattcTACTAAACTTAAAGTGAAATTCGTTTGcaattctaataattcattacaAATTGCCTTTATCAAGGCATTATCCTCCTGATCGTTCTTTCCATTGGAATTATCGTTCCCATTGttggaaatatttgaagtggattcttcttcatcaggAGGTTTATAGACGTATCCAGTATGTTCAGGAGAATACTCTATGACAGGGTTAAATAACTGCTCTAGTTGTTCGCCTAGATGGAAAACCAGTCTATTGTTTATTTCTATTgttgattcattattttcataaaCCACATCTAACAGAGTagaattaatatattttctttggaaAGATCCCATTGTGTAAAGTTTTTTCATAAATGATATTACCTGATACGAATTCGAACTGTTATTATGATtcgatgatgaaatttcttCACAGCTATTAGTCAATTCACCAACATATTGTGGATCATATTCAAAGTTTAATGTCTTATTTGGTTGAATAATCTTATGTACGCCTTCTTTTGGtatttcaacaaatttttGTAAGAGAATAACCGCAATTGCTTTCCTTAAAGTTGATTTTCTATTAGTTGtgttcaaattttcaatagcAGCATAAAACTGTGAATCTTTCGAAACGTctattgaattgaaagtaGTTGGACCTAATTTATCTAGCATTATTGCATTATACTTCTTGGAAGCTGTTTCTTTATAAAGACAGACAATGAATTGTCCCCATAATAGTTCATCGAAACCTTTAAATATTCCAGCATAGCGGCTAGCTTCATGAGAGCTGTCATCGAAACATGCattcaattgtttttcattttgaagaaaatggttACCTATAGATATTGATTCGGGCAGATATGATTCTATAAGATTTCTATAAAGTGGTATTGTCAAAGTATTGGCATTTTCTTTCCCAGTGATGTCATTGTTGTGATTAGAATAAAGCGATGAAAGATCTTGAGTTGTTGCCATGTGGTATTAAAAGAGACTTTGTAAAATGTAATAAACGAATGAATTAGCTTTAATGATATGAATGTCTGTATGTTAGGTTCTATGACTATATGCACTCTGTTTTCGTTTGCTCTGTTTCTTTTGTTTGTGTATCCTTTGTTTTTGATCTCCTGCAGATCTTTGagtttttttaattttatttttatttactattgtttcaaaaatcaatatcttcaCTAATTTCGGAAACGCCATGTGTTTTCATTCTCGaggaaatataataaacagATCCATGGAAAATGTTGAGAAAATAAGAGGAAAAACTTCAAGTTATAAATTCTGTGGGATCTATTTAGAAATAGGATTCATGGTAGATTTACGATGTCTATCAATTTACATTCACAATTGGAATTAGATACATCTTATAAACTATTACAATTAACACCtgatttattgaatattttaacGAATCCTGAATATAAAGGTGATGAATTAAAGTTTAAATCCTTACATGACAATGGCAAATCAGATGTGGTATTATGttccaaagaaaaaacGTGGTCTATCAAACAAAAGAATCATTCCAATACAGTTCTTTTAATGAAAGAATTCGTACCTGAGGACAATGAAAATGACGATGgagaagataatgatagaATCGAAACATTCAATATGCCGCGACCcattaatgatttcttaGGGTTTACTAAGACTACTTTTGAATACGAGACAAGATTAAGTAAGGGTGAAATAAACCTTGAAATGGTACCTGTTTACGATGGGGAGAAAGATTTTTTTgatcataataatactaagggaaagaagaagaatggTAAGATATCCAAGTTGCAAAATATGTCTGAATTGATTGAGAATTCTTGTTGTTCAGAAAAGGAATGTTTGGAACAATGGAATCGACTTGGTGGTTGTGAGATCAATGGGTATGTTTGTTTACTTTCATCTGATTTCTTATCCAAATCGTTACACGTGGTTCTTATGAGTGTAATGGCAGAGCAATTAAATATGGATCAATTAACTGTAGACGAAACATTTAACGCAATAGATAAAGATGTTGGTGACGGATTTAGTCCATACACGAGGGAAGTGGTCAAGACAGTATTGAACAAATTTGGTACGAGTATCTCTAAGAATGAAGATAAAGGTACCAGAGATGTAGAAAAATATCGGTTAGATACGCCGGAAATTACCAAATGGTATGGTATACTTGCTCTTAAGA includes:
- the BUD3 gene encoding Bud3p (similar to Saccharomyces cerevisiae BUD3 (YCL014W); ancestral locus Anc_1.406); amino-acid sequence: MATTQDLSSLYSNHNNDITGKENANTLTIPLYRNLIESYLPESISIGNHFLQNEKQLNACFDDSSHEASRYAGIFKGFDELLWGQFIVCLYKETASKKYNAIMLDKLGPTTFNSIDVSKDSQFYAAIENLNTTNRKSTLRKAIAVILLQKFVEIPKEGVHKIIQPNKTLNFEYDPQYVGELTNSCEEISSSNHNNSSNSYQVISFMKKLYTMGSFQRKYINSTLLDVVYENNESTIEINNRLVFHLGEQLEQLFNPVIEYSPEHTGYVYKPPDEEESTSNISNNGNDNSNGKNDQEDNALIKAICNELLELQTNFTLSLVEFLQNFLIVLRVKVLNDEIDRLSTRKLNRLFPPTIDEVTRINCIFLDSLKAAIPYGSLEVLKACSMTIPYFYKAYTRHEAATKNFSKDIKSFLRNFDDAIPKNQSLTEMKISTIINGPQEKLLKVKLIIDRLYTSKKNWNIPNKTKADKYYNNIVDVVDSFGKLSNTSLSSSYNTRVFTPSGKILTELAKGWPVELQYNWLKRRVVGVFDIVDETYGGRKKLLVVFSDYIIFLNIINPDSYYSIETDNQDNSLIKPHLSDILMNSLINEVPLPAKIPKLEVDNYCYIDDIFASTFEENYLRFDAFKEDKSFSVSYRLSTESTPVSTVADLIMKAKILEKDTAFHLFKASFNNITLYSTAHELAAYNTEKIKAKYALFLNIEPSKELLIQNDLHMAIFAKFANENEGKFINLDILTSTEVHRKDTFEAAKIIPELIGQLLLEIPIYRSSIVSSQAIKLMAINEGLVKQCISCLEKETPSIPITDSYNKPAQTDKQAKEKPYETTLTSKNIVNNSRALRGKSVNTKTAVEKDNTVKKIEKNTNKKLPSAKNLPRKQTGKLPTNVPSQLLAKKEKRRSGLITAFRGIFGSKKNKDAEKGRNQLDDKSKNYQKTTPRQKLVPKVSQKDSIRKENTTPQPIKNESVTSFARVSKNQKIEPPMLSEEQRITSVIHNRQYTEDIQGNKVMNNLDSESKENVLSETATTTPLTSKEISVSSDKQLRTALESPPGSIGNSEKVLPDPNRSLSNKNTTSRMPQIQIFTDDLFGDFVKPPSLDKQTAKQEETECDNGDEDAEHYQKHLQEDALGEGVSSKDNSPLPTTANATSENRGFIAPSENPSFRDGEIQHEKVKIFPDIPKMQLSKIQFDRSTSFVELFKGMRLVLDDSDAKYNWKRIPSEQGLNINNLVNNATTIKNTDRNMVGNEIEKVIPKEKCYSEAAQEQRPSTPESSSNITEAEEEPREEKEGGHITSPQPVLSTIALLPDQTRRRLPTFKVTKTSPVRIINKTLNSPQKVVGKVENDSCFSSDVTIGNIENNKRLHKLTFRSQEDVFDAKICTASRENIDTIEATVQADRSKNNEEQSSKLHDRLARSGSNENLLEAFEFSSFNMSFQDLPENNEECVTSIHPVTIHDTVVPPLQNLEPAPMVYRLSNEHSSNKNKLEADDDPIWVSPSKLDLLSSNKLRDRVLVNKTENEALSNQKTPIASIKNKSIPSQKLLDTSLIRNASYVYLTDFVDFHDDEKYEDKPTRLQFQ
- the DCC1 gene encoding Dcc1p (similar to Saccharomyces cerevisiae DCC1 (YCL016C); ancestral locus Anc_1.405), producing MSINLHSQLELDTSYKLLQLTPDLLNILTNPEYKGDELKFKSLHDNGKSDVVLCSKEKTWSIKQKNHSNTVLLMKEFVPEDNENDDGEDNDRIETFNMPRPINDFLGFTKTTFEYETRLSKGEINLEMVPVYDGEKDFFDHNNTKGKKKNGKISKLQNMSELIENSCCSEKECLEQWNRLGGCEINGYVCLLSSDFLSKSLHVVLMSVMAEQLNMDQLTVDETFNAIDKDVGDGFSPYTREVVKTVLNKFGTSISKNEDKGTRDVEKYRLDTPEITKWYGILALKKYVSRSSMALDEFLIKWKSLFPPFFPCNLDIAMLRGWHFKESNLHDDIGVVDNTNDRHDTSMVRVQYISRDTLSMDPKQRFQRLFSLQSRWDMEDLWPFVEELNIRGLKPDSFVAKFARRRKVGRRVVISSRG